TCAATTTTGTCTTTGGTAGCTGAGAATGAATCTTTTATAGGTCACATAAAATAAAGGCATTTCCATAAGGTCTTGCCAACGTTTTGAAGTGCTGTAATGTTTCCTGAATACGTGTCATGCATCATAGTCACTCATGAGTCACAATGCCACAGAAACTGGGTGAAGTTGATTCACAATAACATGCGACCTGCCCACAGACAACTGGGAGTGTTATTGTAGTTGCCACCTTGCAGGTGGAAGTGGGTTTCCTCTTCGGATTGTGGACTTGCCAGTTTGCAAACCTCCTTGTGAAAGAAGTACTAAAATTTTGCTATCATACAGTTTggttttaatattaaaagtcAGGTTATAACATGCATAAGATTGTGTTGCAAGCTCCGTGTGCAAATGGCCTATCTTAGGCCAAGGCCCTAATTTATGGCCTCTTTTAGCAGAGCTTTATGCGATGGTCTGGTCTAACTGaagttttctcttctgtttgttcaAGTCTTTCCGGGAGCACACCTAAGGtagtaaaaatgtgaaaaattcatAGCTAATGAATCATGCTTCAGCAACATTTGAGGTGGAGTTTTGGTCTCTGAGCCACCATTACACCTCTTCAAAGAGCCACAGCTGTCAGATCTCAACTGCTAGTGGAATGTGAGAGGTGGGAATAAGGCAGCCTGCACCGGGGGTGTGTTATGTTGTTATGGGTTATCCCTTGCGGGATGGGACTCAGAACCGGGCAAATACAGAGTAACTTAATTTGGGAAAGCAGCTCATTCTTCACTTTTGAggagctgctttgcttcttgACCCTTTCTCATAAAAAGCACTTTTTCCCCAAACGCATGTGACGGGGAACCTACATCTACAGGAGACATGGGAGAGGTTTCACTGAAGCGCTTTCTGCGGTTGCCACTCACTCACACAGAACAAGCCGTTTTCTGGAGCGGAATGATCTGTGGAGAGGCAGTGCGTGGCTGCAGGGGGGGAGGCTGTTTTGGTGCTGAATAGTCACAGTACCCGCTCGGTGTCGGAGCAGTGTGTGGTACTCAGGCATTTGACGGCACTCGCTCTCAGGTGGTACTGAACTGGCCCATGTCTGCAGCTACTTCCTCCTGCGCTCATCTGCAGTATGATCTAGCTGAGGTCTGTGCTTTTGCTTCCTGGCTCTTAGGTGTTAGAAGTAATTATAGcattaagaatttaaaatagatttaaagAGCAGGTAGCGATTCTTTAAATCTTACTGTTTTCACTCTGCCTCTGTGATCATGTAGTCAGACATTTATGCAACTGTTGAACTTGATGATAAAACCCAGGGCTGCAcctgtgtgcctgctgcaggTGGCCTGCAGAGTGCTGCGATCTCGTGAACAGCAAAACCGTCCCAAGAAAGGTGGTGGAAACCGACTCGCCGCGTGTCCAAACACCGCTTCTCAGTAACAAGGGGCGTACGGCCCCAGGCAATACGTGATGGTCTCCGCAGAGAAGCGAGAGTACTGAttccttttttgaaaatgaaaattgaagaaaagaTTCATAATCAAAACTCTAAGAAAACgtttctgaataaaaatcagatgaaaacaTTCTGACAAAAAGtagaattaataaataaaaaagcacgTGAGCATATGGAGTTGCAGTGTCACAATGTGTCTTGGTTTCAGAAACTTTATAATAGCTCCTAAATGAGCTAGAatctggtttgttttgtttgtttttaacatttctcaGCAGTACACAAGATTCAGAAAGTCAAGTTGGAGTTCCTTATCAGTGTTTTAGAGACTGTTTAACTTTGTCACACATCTTTTAGATAATGTATGAGTGGATAAACAAATTGTAAACACTAGGTAAGCAAAGTGTACGGTCATTTCAGTAgacctttgttttcctttatgaaTTTAATAGTATCTGGAGCTATTAAACTCCTGAACTTCCTGATGTCAATGAACTTAACCATTTCAGTCTTCACTGCGTTCTCCTATctagtttgtttctttttagacAAGTCCCAAAACTTCAAAGATGCATGAGCAAAACAGTTCCTGGATTGTGTTGAACACCagtggttttgttggttttttttcagtcctcaATGAATTTTGAGGAGCTAGGAGTTCTAAAAATTATAATCTATGGATTTAGGTGTGAATCTAGTATTTCAACTTTCTTCCAAAATACAGCTACATTTTACTAAGTGATCTTtagggtctcttccaatccaaggCATTCTGTGACTTTAAGGTGATgtcactttattttctatttcaatcatttgtttttcaattgcATGTAATCATTTGTGCTGTTTGAAGCAAAAAACTGGAACTTAATCTGTGTATTGATTATATATGAAAGGTAGCATATACTTCCAGGCCTGCTCTCAGTGTTCTTCCCAAAGACTGGATGTTTCCCCTGCAAccatgttttctcctttctgcgTGCTGGGCAGAACACTTTCTCTGAACACACCCAGGCTACCAGCGTCGTGTCCTGAGGGAGCCCTGAGAAACGAGCAGATGCTTCTGTAACAcatggggagagcagagcagccaggtcGCGTGCGATGTTGCTAACAGTGGGGAATTAAAGATGACTTAAACTCTTACTGCAGCGTTTGAACCTTTAGTTATGCTTCTGTGTGCCTTTAGTCATGTTGCTTGACAAAGGGGTGGAGGACAGAAGAGGAATTACTCTACTCGCTGTCTGCCTAGACTattaggaattattttaaaataaatatccagACTCTATTCTTGTACCCCATAAAGTAATTTTTGACCCTTTAACTTCACGTAACTGAAGTATGAACTTCTAATCCGTGCTGTTTGGTGACATTTAGTAGTTCACCCACTTCTTCTAAGTGTGCGTACATACTTGAGTTGTCTGCTTCTGTCATTCTGAGGCAATGTAGATCtttattgtgggttttttttgttaccagggaaaaaaaacatactccCACCCCTTTTTAATCCTGAGTGCTTAATTTCTTAATCTTCCTGATGAATTAGACataaaaacactaaaaatatgaattagAAATATAGTATTACATTGTAAATATGCTTCTCGGGTAAGAAAAGTCACTTCTAGGATAAATAGGAGCTTGTCTTAAGCAAGTTATTCAGGTGAGTCATATCTCCATGTGAGGAAAAGGGCTGCCTGCTTTATCCTCCCGTTTCCTTTTCGGTTACTAGTTATTCCTGCAGGACCCaaggcagcagggaaagaagcacagaatctGGTCCTGACACACTGCAGTCATTTACCACTACTCTAATTTCAAAAGTGAATTCCAGGATAGCTCCACGtgtcattttaaaagagaagatgaaCAGAGTTTCTGCCGGCTCTTCCCTGTAGTGTCTTCTGGACTGTTTAATTCCCTCTTCCGTATGATGGACTTGGTGAAAAATAGGGAACGATTTGCatgtttgtttggattttttgtttttgtgctaattttctacatttttatgaTCTATGCCCTGGATGATTGCGTTTCTTAAGTAATCATTCGTTTCTTAACCTGAATCTACTTATGGATtacaaatgtttcattttccattaatgCAAAAGCATTCTGGTTTTTTTATTAGCTTAATAATAGTGTTTTAAGTATATTGACTGGAAAATtatttaactcttttttttttttcttttcctattttagaGGCAAGGTATTTGTGTTGCATGTTTATTCATGCTTAAATACACAGTGGTAAATTTAGCCTGATCTGTTCCTGGTGATTGGTGCATGATGTCTGGTGTAGAATGGGATTTATCCCTGTGGTACCATTGTTTTTTGGACTTGGCAGTTCTGTGTGCATGGAGAGCTCCGCTGAGCGTTTCCACCCCTAGaccagctgcaggaggggccTGAGCTGCTCCGGTGCTTTCCAAGCAggtgctctgtgctttcagcaCTCAGAGCCCTCTAACGCTCCGTGTGGATCTGCAGTTTCAGTAGGCGATTCCTGTGCTTGTAGTTGGTGTTTAATCATAATATCCCACCTAGGCTTGCAAATGTGGTAGTTCCCAGTGAAGAACTGCTATGTGCTGCCAGCATGCACCTCAGCAACGCTTTTTCCCGACGCGCGTGGACATACAGTCGTGTGCTTCAGACTTGGAACCACTGGGCAAGTTTTATATTTCACTTCAGGAGATTTGAATTTGAATTCAGTTAAATTGTCTTTATAGATAAAACTCTTGAAGGACTGTCATTACTGTGGAAAAAGCTGAAGCCTTgaggttttccttcttttggtCTTACGGCTTCCTgatgaaataaataatcagGGAAACAGTTGCTGCAGTAGGGCTTATagtcattttaaatataaaaatatcataaataCTTGATTTGGTGATACCTTTATCACTCAccaataaaaatgatttttactgGTGGTTGATAGGTACAGAAAGATACCTCCTTTGTATTCTTTCTTGTTGTAGCTATAGAGAGGGGCATCTTAATAAATGCTGTGAGCTCTGAAACAAAGGTAGAGCTGTGACAGCTCAAGTTCTCAATCTAGATAAGATGGGTATTGCACAGATACTTATTAGGGTTTGCATCATTTAAGTTGATCTTGCAGGAATTTATtggttttcagctgaaataattgGTCTGTTCAGTGACTTCATAAGTTTTAAAACTATTGTGAAATAATTCTTCCAAAGCTCTAGCTCTCATTTAGGTAAGTCCTACGATGCACTTTATCTTTGTGCTTCAGTTATCAAAGCATGGTATCAAAGGCATTGGTTTGCATTTGAACtgtaaaaatgttcttaaatactcattttttaaatacttctacTGAATTATATGTATAACTGTTATTAACGAAGTATTATTGTATATTTGTGACGTATCAAAAAATAACCCTTTTTAAATAACTTGTCTCAGAGAATATTACTTCTCACAGggcaacattttgttttatgtggGTTGCTGCCACTGAAGCCTCAGGCTTCTTTAGTGTTAGAGGAACTCGCATTCACCTCcaagcattttgaaaaacagatatGAGCATTGTGCCTCGTGTTAGTATTAACTGCTGATTTAaactctgcttcttttccaggaGCTTGAAGAAATCCGCAAATGTGGAATGAAAAACTTCCGTAACATCCAGGTTGATGAAGCTAATTTATTGACCTGGCAAGGGCTTATTGTTCCTGTGAGTATGGAATACTCCTTATTTTAATGAGCTTTATAACAAAGTGCTGATCATTTGTACCATAAATCCGTTTAGCACTGCTGTTAGTGACCATTAGATAGCTTTTGGACATTGACAAgacttcttcattttgtgaatGCTGACTTTCAGAGTTGCCGTTTTCTGGGCAGTGAAGGGTGGTTACGGATTTAATTCTTGGCCCTCTTTAGAATTCTTATACAGTCTTAGGCAAATATTGTAATCTTTCTGTCTCAATTCATGTGAATGCCTTGTGTGGTTTTATTAGTGTCTGATAATGTTAGTAGGTGAAGTAGCGTGAAGAAAAATCTATACATATTGAAAGGGGCTCTGGACAACTCTGATTAACACCTGGCTGAATGCTGCATAACTGTGGGTCTGGTCCAGCAAATGGCTGCCCCTGGAAAGGCTGCAGACCCAGTGATGGCACGGGGTTGCTTGGGAAGGGTCCTGGAAAGGGGAAGCAGGTGAATTCTGTAGTTTATCTCAAGTTGAAAGTACAATATCTACATCATTGTAGGAGAATGCCTGAGTtatgaaatacttcatttgCTCCTCAGTAGATTTTGGTGtatgttgttttcttgtggttgttttggttggttgggGTGCTTTGTTTGTAAATGAGTATATTcatttctagggaaaaaaatagtgttgGAAAAAGTTTGATGCAAGGAAAAGGTTTGGATTTTTACAAGTGCgctctttaaaagaaattccttAGGCATTAATCACTTCCAAAAACActaatgctgctgttttttaagAGCATAATAGAAATAGATAACCACTGTATTAGTCAGATAGAGAGGGACTTGTTACAAAGGGGGATAGCAGGAATCTAGTATGTTGAATTCCTTGGTCGCACTGATTTTCACCTCCCTTTATTTTCCACTGCTATGGCTCATGTTCACTTACTACATCAGCTACTTTTAAGTCTAGgtctttgcttctgcttttccatggGTACTACCTAAAATTGGTCTCCTGACCAACGtaaattattctgaaagaaactgaagcatCATTTTGGCACTGCCTTTGCTTTCATAGCTGAAGTCCAATCCCAAACTTGGATCATGTCGTCTCTGCTAAGATCACTGTGAGGCCTCTGAACTTGAAGTGCTGTAGAACAGATTTAGTTTACTCACATTCTGTGAGCAATTCCCTGGAGTGGTTGAGTCTGCTCTTCCTAATAAAACAAGTAGGATTTGGTGCTAAAATTTGATTTAACTGAGAAGCGGTGTTTTGCAAGCCACTCCGATATTTGTGGTTCACGTGTAACGAGTTAGTATCTTGGTAATACTCTGAAGTGATGTATGGTTGGTAAACATGGCTAATAAAGCAAAACACCAGAATGTTGGTTTGCTGCTGTTAAAGTTAGCAATATGTGGGGTACcacatctatttttttaatagttcttACTTACCAGAGTATGAGCGTAACTgagttttcttggttttctttgcaAAGATTCACATTGCAAGTGTTGAAACATCATTGCAATAAACCACACTCCTTACCTGCCTTTTGGTTTATATTGTGCTTTATTGCAAGGTAAATAGCCTTAAATTCTCTACTGGTGTAGTTAAGAGGGAATTTTGTCATGAAATCTACACTTATTATAGCAATTAATAGTTATATGTCATAGCTTTTGAAAGAGTAGTGCAGATTACTCTTTTTAGGAAATACCATAAGCGATGCTTcctctgaagcatttttttttcttttttagctaTTGCTATGCTGGGATGGATGGCTTGAAAATACCAAATATGAACTGGTTGCAAGTGAGGCGTggggttttgggttttttttttggtggtagCGGTGGTTTTAGGTTTTTTCCCACGTTTTTCTTTCGAAGCTTTACATGCTGTTTCCACTTTTGTTCTCGCTGAGGGTTTGAGATACAAGTACTGTGTCATTAGTAGACTAACCAGTTACTGATTATCAAACTCTGTAACTTGGCATTATTTTGGTTTgcttcttaattaaaatattaaagatatGAAGGTTAGTATTTTGACAGTGTTCATGCAGAAGTAGTGCTCTAAAAACCTTTGTGcatcatattttgtttttcagtgcttcttcAGTTGAGAAGCATGTTGAAGATGGTTTGTCAACATGTTTTCCTGTCCTAAATTGTAGGATAGGGTATAGCTGAAGCCCGCTATGTTGAGAAAGCGCTGTTTGATTTCAAACACCGATGTGAGACTCCTGGCTGTTGTAAAAGGTGCTGCTGGTTTACAGTGAATTTTACTTCACTTTGTCCATAGCAAACACTTCTGATAAACCTGTGCAGAGCAAAAATATGTCAGGTGAATGCAAGTCAAGTGTTAGCTATCTATGTTTCAGCGTTTATAATTCAGACTCTCTACCTTgtcagtataaaaataaatgtaacaaaTTATTGGAAATGAATTTCTTGAATATTGTTTGTTGAAAAGATGAGCAACTGTTTTACCTAGATTTTTAGTTAAAATTTATTGGTGAGTTATGGTGAGAAACTGTTCTGACTGAGAGTCAAGCAGAAAATGGGTATTCTTGAGCCAGATCTGATCCTGGAGCATTTCACTTAACATCCTCACCCATTCTAGTGGGTGATGGAGGTAAGAACAAAGTGAACAGTGTGAGGAGAGGGCATTAACTTAAATTGCCACTACAGCCAGAAAGTTATTTGTTGAACTTAAAAAGTGGTCTTAAGCTACTCAAGTTATTTCTTCCCTTGACTCAAAAAATTATGCGTTACTTCTTAGAAATGCACAACCAGACTTCCCTATATGGATACAAACAAAATTGAATGTTGTGTGTTGAATAACATTTTAAGAGAGTTCTCCCCAACCCGAAGTATTCGTAAAATGTTTTTAACCTCTGGAGTGGAATTGAATGAAGGAAATGGTCTGATAGGTAATGAAGAATGATTATACTTAACAGGAACTGGAAACACTAATTCTTCAAGTATTTGGGAGGCTTTGTGTCCTTGTTATTGTTCATTGTAGAATGCCATTTTCATAATCTTTAAACGTAGCAgtagctttttttctgcctttcttctgcagttAGCATTTGAAATAGTACCAGCAGTTGAAAGATCTTTGCCTGCTTCACAGTTCTCTCATCGTACTCCATCAAAAATTATCTGATAACAGTGGGTGCTAAAACTGCATACGAATTCAGAATGTTCTCATCAGCAGATGCAGTGGATATCTATCTTTAGTACAAATTAATGCTCAGCAGATTTTTATGTAGTCAGCACAAAAAGGTACTCAGAATGTTTATGGGAATCTGACAAATCAAACTGCTTTGCTGTTCGAACCGCCATGTTGTGAGACTGACAAAATAAGCAGGTTTAGAGAAACCAATATCCTTGTGAGGTTTCCTGTTTGTGTATCAGAAAGGGTTTACAGTGTATTTCAAAATCCAAATAAGTgtgagaataaaaatacttattagATCTCTGAGCATGGAGTAAATGGGGTTGGCTGCTTTCCTACTAGCAGAAATGTCAGCCAGCTTCAGAACAGCGGTAGTCTGCATCTTCCACGGTGAAATACAAAGGTGATAGAGGTTGTATTGTCTATTCGTTACCACATTAGTTTTGATGTTCATAAATGCAGGAACGTCTTTGGAAAAAGTGCCTTTGGAAGAGGTTATTTAATAGACTGAAGCCTGGAACATGCGTTTACTTAAAGTTTGTGTGTTATAGAATGCTAGGTTCTTTATGTTCTGTCATCTTGTTGCAGGACAATCCTCCATATGACAAAGGAGCCTTCAGAATCGAAATCAACTTTCCAGCAGAATATCCATTCAAACCTCCTAAGATTACGTTTAAAACAAAGATCTATCACCCTAACATCGATGAAAAGGGGCAGGTTTGTCTGCCAGTAATTAGTGCTGAAAACTGGAAGCCAGCAACCAAAACTGACCAAGGTAGGACTCCTTGGGGGGGGGGGNggggg
Above is a genomic segment from Numida meleagris isolate 19003 breed g44 Domestic line chromosome 14, NumMel1.0, whole genome shotgun sequence containing:
- the UBE2L3 gene encoding ubiquitin-conjugating enzyme E2 L3 (The sequence of the model RefSeq protein was modified relative to this genomic sequence to represent the inferred CDS: added 27 bases not found in genome assembly) is translated as MAASRRLMKELEEIRKCGMKNFRNIQVDEANLLTWQGLIVPDNPPYDKGAFRIEINFPAEYPFKPPKITFKTKIYHPNIDEKGQVCLPVISAENWKPATKTDQVIQSLIALVNDPQPEHPLRADLAEEYSKDRKKFCKNAEEFTKKYGEKRPVD